In the Flavobacteriales bacterium genome, CTCCTCAACAATTGGTTCTTGGTCAAACGCAATTGATCCAAAAGAGCAATCGGGTATATCAGTAATGAAGATTTCCTCGTTGAAAATTGAATCACCACTTGCTCCTTTTGGACCCGCAGAGAGAGCTATTTTCGTGCAGCGAGCAGAGTTATGAAACGCACAGGAAATCCAGTCTTAGCCATACTCACCCTATTCTTGTCTATTGGGCTATTTGCTGAGGGCCCTGACAAACAGCTGACCAAGGTCAAAGAGGTCATCAATGAGCACTTCTCCTACTATGCATCTGGAAAGATGCTCTTCGTAGATGTGAACAGTCAGGAGATGTATGTGATGAACAAGAGCGAGATCATACAGACTTTTGAGATCAGCAGTTCTAAATACGGTGAAGGCGAAGTGCCCAACAGCATGAAGACCCCTCTAGGTCTGCATTTCATCGCAAAGAAAGTGGGAGAAGGGGCTGATATCAATACCATTTTCAAGAGTCGCGTCAATACCAAACGCAAAGCGGTGCCCAACGATGAGCGCTTCAAGGATAAGGACCTGATCACCACACGGATCATGTGGCTGGAAGGGGGTGAGGAACGAAATAGTCTCGGTGCCAAGAGTAGCATGCGCAGATACATCTATATCCACGGTACACCGGATGAAGAACTTCTAGGTCAACCCGCTTCTCACGGATGTATTCGTATGCGCAATATCGATGTGTACGCCTTGTACGAGTTCGTGGAGGAAGGAACCCCGGTCATCATCTGGAAGGATGGATACCTGAAACCCGATGTCATCGCTGACCTACCCGAGCTGAAGACCGAACTCTCTAAGAAAGAGAAGCGAAAGGCCGAGCGCCTTAAAAAGAAGGAGGAGAAGCGAAGTCTTCTCCGACCCTGACCCCAGCATTATCTTGATCGTTGTCTCAGGCTCCAAGAGGGCAATTGGATACCTTTGTTCCCATGACAAAGAAGAAGGTAGCCTTGATCACGGGCGTCACCGGTCAGGACGGAGCCTATCTGGCTGAATTCCTATTGGAAAAAGGATACGAAGTCCACGGTATCAAGCGAAGGAGCTCACTTTTCAATACCGATAGAGTAGATCACTTGTATCTGGATCAGCACGAGGAGAATGTCAATTTCTTCCTCCATTATGGAGATATGACCGACTCGTCCAATCTGATTCGCATCATCCAGCAGGTACAGCCGGATGAGGTATATAATCTGGCCGCCCAATCCCACGTGATGGTCTCCTTCGAATTACCAGAATACACGGCCAATGCAGATGCAGTAGGAGCGTTACGCATCCTTGAGGCCATTCGTACTCTGGGGCTGCAGGACAAGACACGGTTCTATCAGGCCTCTACTTCTGAGCTGTACGGAAAAGTGCAGGAAGTGCCCCAGACCGAGGAGACTCCTTTCTATCCGCGTAGCCCCTATGGAGTAGCAAAACTTTACGCCTTCTGGATCGTCAAGAATTACCGTGAGGCCTATGGCATGTACGCATGCAACGGTATCCTATTCAACCATGAGAGTCCACTGAGGGGAGAGACCTTCGTAACACGAAAGATCACACGGGCCGCGGCCAAGATCAAACTGGGCCTACAGGAAAAACTCTATTTGGGCAACTTGGACGCACAGCGAGATTGGGGCCATGCCAAGGACTATATCGAAGGCATGTGGCTCATGCTTCAACAAGATGAAGCCGAAGACTTCGTTCTGGCGACTGGAGAAACACATCGGGTAAGGGAATTCGTGACCTTGGCCTTTAAGGAAGTAG is a window encoding:
- a CDS encoding L,D-transpeptidase: MKRTGNPVLAILTLFLSIGLFAEGPDKQLTKVKEVINEHFSYYASGKMLFVDVNSQEMYVMNKSEIIQTFEISSSKYGEGEVPNSMKTPLGLHFIAKKVGEGADINTIFKSRVNTKRKAVPNDERFKDKDLITTRIMWLEGGEERNSLGAKSSMRRYIYIHGTPDEELLGQPASHGCIRMRNIDVYALYEFVEEGTPVIIWKDGYLKPDVIADLPELKTELSKKEKRKAERLKKKEEKRSLLRP
- the gmd gene encoding GDP-mannose 4,6-dehydratase, whose amino-acid sequence is MTKKKVALITGVTGQDGAYLAEFLLEKGYEVHGIKRRSSLFNTDRVDHLYLDQHEENVNFFLHYGDMTDSSNLIRIIQQVQPDEVYNLAAQSHVMVSFELPEYTANADAVGALRILEAIRTLGLQDKTRFYQASTSELYGKVQEVPQTEETPFYPRSPYGVAKLYAFWIVKNYREAYGMYACNGILFNHESPLRGETFVTRKITRAAAKIKLGLQEKLYLGNLDAQRDWGHAKDYIEGMWLMLQQDEAEDFVLATGETHRVREFVTLAFKEVGIDIIWEGEGSEERGIDSATQKVLVEIDPKYFRPTEVELLIGDPSKAYEKLGWRHKHGFEELVKEMVQADLQLFERDEYLLKGGHKVMNYHE